In the genome of Phlebotomus papatasi isolate M1 chromosome 2, Ppap_2.1, whole genome shotgun sequence, one region contains:
- the LOC129801371 gene encoding acylpyruvase FAHD1, mitochondrial — translation MSQVNLKQFAKNGRKIIGAVLNYKDCITDNAPETPILFLKAISSYVEEGKPIRLPRVFTKVYHEVELGVVIGQTCKNVSIEEASKYVGGYCLALDLTGMCYIGKQREKALPWDLGKGFDTATPVSRFITHEELPNPNDVRLWLKVNGQTRQDQSSDYMHFKIPELISYASKFMTLEPNDMILTGTPAGATTIKHGDVIEFGIGEIVKLKFDVQDD, via the exons ATGTCTCAGGTGAATTTGAAGCAATTTGCTAAAAATGGAAGGAAGATCATTGGGGCTGTTCTGAATTACAA AGACTGTATCACTGATAATGCCCCGGAGACACCAATTCTCTTTCTCAAAGCCATCTCATCGTACGTGGAGGAAGGGAAACCCATCCGTCTGCCCAGAGTCTTCACAAAAGTCTACCATGAAGTTGAACTAGGTGTTGTGATTGGCCAGACTTGCAAGAATGTATCTATTGAAGAAGCAAGCAAGTACGTAGGTGGATACTGCCTGGCTTTGGATCTCACAGGAATGTGCTACATtggcaaacaaagagaaaaagcTTTGCCATGGGATTTGGGCAAGGGTTTTGACACTGCGACTCCTGTAAGCCGCTTTATCACTCACGAGGAACTTCCCAATCCCAATGATGTTCGTCTGTGGCTCAAAGTCAATGGACAAACACGTCAGGACCAATCGTCTGATTACATGCATTTCAAG ATTCCTGAACTAATTTCCTATGCATCCAAATTTATGACTTTGGAACCAAATGATATGATCTTAACGGGAACACCGGCTGGAGCTACCACAATAAAGCATGGTGATGTCATTGAGTTTGGAATTGGAGAAATCGTGAAACTTAAATTTGATGTTCAGGATGATTGA